A genomic window from Methanovulcanius yangii includes:
- a CDS encoding hydroxymethylglutaryl-CoA synthase yields the protein MVGIISYGAYIPRFRIKTEEIARVWGANGAEIAAGLGVREKSVPDFDEDTITMSVEAARSALARRPIDTSEIGAIYVGSESHPYAVKPSAAAVGEAIGATPVMTAADFEFACKAGTAGIQTGMGLVKSGMVKYAVAIGADTAQGAPGDALEYTASAGGAAIIIGNDDPIAEINHTCSFTTDTPDFWRREGQEYPRHGGRFSGDPAYFKHIQGAAKLMLEQMGTKPSDYDYAIFHQPNAKFPQKVSAMLGFTREQIKPGLAVPRLGNTYSGAVPVGISATLDVAKPGDRIFVTSYGSGAGSDAFDITVTDVIDSDAFDRSAGPTVEELLANPVYLDYALYAKHKGKILMQ from the coding sequence ATGGTAGGAATTATCAGTTATGGTGCATACATCCCGCGCTTCCGCATCAAGACGGAAGAGATCGCACGGGTATGGGGTGCAAACGGCGCAGAGATCGCCGCAGGACTCGGGGTCCGGGAGAAATCCGTCCCCGACTTTGACGAGGATACGATTACGATGTCGGTGGAGGCGGCACGCAGCGCACTTGCCCGCCGTCCCATCGATACCAGCGAAATAGGAGCGATTTACGTCGGTTCCGAGTCCCATCCGTATGCGGTCAAGCCGAGTGCGGCAGCGGTCGGAGAAGCAATCGGTGCAACCCCGGTCATGACGGCAGCGGACTTTGAGTTCGCCTGCAAGGCGGGAACCGCCGGCATCCAGACCGGCATGGGGCTTGTGAAGTCCGGCATGGTCAAGTATGCGGTCGCCATCGGGGCGGATACCGCACAGGGCGCTCCGGGCGATGCCCTCGAGTACACCGCATCCGCGGGCGGCGCTGCGATCATCATAGGCAACGACGACCCGATCGCAGAGATCAACCACACCTGTTCGTTTACGACGGACACCCCCGACTTCTGGCGGCGCGAGGGACAGGAGTACCCCCGCCACGGCGGCAGGTTCTCCGGTGATCCCGCATATTTCAAGCACATCCAGGGTGCAGCAAAGCTGATGCTCGAGCAGATGGGAACCAAACCGTCCGACTATGACTACGCGATCTTCCACCAGCCGAACGCGAAGTTCCCGCAGAAGGTATCCGCGATGCTCGGGTTTACCCGCGAACAGATCAAACCGGGCCTGGCCGTCCCCCGTCTCGGCAACACCTACTCCGGTGCGGTTCCCGTCGGCATCTCGGCAACGCTCGATGTCGCAAAGCCCGGCGATCGCATCTTCGTGACCTCATACGGGTCCGGTGCCGGTAGCGACGCCTTCGACATCACTGTCACCGATGTCATCGACTCCGATGCATTCGACCGGAGTGCGGGCCCCACTGTTGAGGAGCTCCTGGCAAACCCTGTCTACCTCGACTATGCACTGTATGCCAAACACAAAGGAAAGATCCTGATGCAGTAA